From the genome of Natranaerovirga pectinivora:
TGAATTGTTTGAAAAAACAAAAGCTTTAGAATGGGAAAGATACTTAACCAAAGATAGTAAATTTTGGGTTACAAAGGCATCATCTATCAAATCAAAATTATTTAGTACATCAGACATTCAATCCTTAGTTAAAAAAGCAATTGTTGATAGCCTAAAGAAATCTTATAATATAGACTGGTTTTCTGAAACAGGTGAAGAGTATCCTATTAGAGTGTTTCTGTTAAAAGATGAAGTAACAATCGCAATTGATACAAGTGGAGAATCTCTTCATAAAAGAGGATATAGAGAAATGACTAGTGGAGCACCTGTTAGTGAAACATTGGCATCAGGGATGATACAACTAACGCCATGGAATAAAGATAGAGTTTTAATAGATCCTTTTTGTGGTAGTGGTACCATTCCTATAGAAGCAGCAATGATGGGTGCTAATATTGCTCCAGGATTAAATAGAGCCTTTCAATCAGAAAACTGGAGTAATATTATAGATAAAAAAAGTTGGTTTAGCGCAATTGATGAAGCTCACGATATAATGGATGATTCAATTGAATTAGACATACAAGGATATGATATAGATGAGAATGTATTAAAAGGGGCTAGGCATAATGCAAAGTTAGCAGGTGTTGATCATCTTATACATTTTCAAAGAAGAGACGTTAAAGATTTGAGTAGCTCAAAAAAATATGGCTTTATTATTACAAATCCTCCATATGGGGAAAGAATGGGAACAAAAGAGTCAATAAAAACGTTATATAATGATATGGGAAATGTTTTTAGAAATCTAGATGCTTGGTCCTACTTTGTAATTACTTCTTATGAAGATATAGAAAAAGATTTTAGAAAATCAGCCACTAAGAAAAGAAAATTATATAACGGAATGTTAAAAACAAGCTACTATCAATTTTATGGCCCAAAGCCTACTAAAAAGTAATACATTTTAAAGGGGGAGTTATTATGAAGAAGATTAAGAACTTATTCATTGTTTTCACTATATTGTCTTTGATTTTTCAAAGTACAACTACATTCAGTAATGTATATGATAACTCCGAGATAAATGCTTTAAGAGTAAAGAATGATCTTTCTCTTGTTGAAACAAATAGTCTAATCCCTGAAAATGGTTTTCTTCATAATTTAATGATGAATCAAGAAGAGCAAAGAGCGACTTTTAATGAGGTTGATGAAGTTGATGAAGTTGAAGAACTTGTTACACTTATTACAAATGAAAGTCCTAATGTTAGTATTATCTTAGATGATTTATTTATAGAATATAATGATATATTTGGATACCCATTTATTGATAACAACAATAGAACCCAAGTGCCATTAAGATTAACAATGGAAGCATTTGGTGCTAAGGTAGAATGGGATCCTATAGAGTCAGTAGCTTCTGTTATTAAAAATAATACTTTGGTAGAAGTCCCAATTGGTGAATCATATGTAAAGGTCAATGGGGAAGAAATACAAAATGAAACTGAGGCTATAATAATTGATAGCCGTACATATATACCTATAAGAATAGTTCTTGAGGCATTTGGTGCAGAGGTGCACTGGGATAGAGATAATTATTTTGTTATTGTTAATTCAACAACAAGTCAAAATGTTTTGCTATCATTGCCAAGAAAATTTGATTACAGAACAACAGGAAGAACCACTTCAGTAAAAAATCAAGGCAACTTAGGTACTTGTTGGGCCTTTGCAACATTAGGCGCTTTAGAAAGTTCATTAATGCCAGGAGAACGATGGTCATTTTCTGAAGATCATCTTAGTATTCAACACGGCTTCAATTTAGGTCAAAATGAAGGTGGAGAATACAATATGTCATTAGCCTATTTAGCTAGATGGTCTGGGCCGATAAGGGAAGTTGATGATGTATATGGGGATGGGATTTCGCCTACAAATATACCAGCAGTAAAGCATTTACAAGAAGCAATAATTTTACCAAGTAAAAATTATAATGAAATTAAAAAAGC
Proteins encoded in this window:
- a CDS encoding THUMP domain-containing class I SAM-dependent RNA methyltransferase, producing the protein MDKLELIAPCVFGLESVLKNEIQQLGYTITQVEDGRVTFEGDTKAICRSNIFIRTAERILLKVGTFKATSFDELFEKTKALEWERYLTKDSKFWVTKASSIKSKLFSTSDIQSLVKKAIVDSLKKSYNIDWFSETGEEYPIRVFLLKDEVTIAIDTSGESLHKRGYREMTSGAPVSETLASGMIQLTPWNKDRVLIDPFCGSGTIPIEAAMMGANIAPGLNRAFQSENWSNIIDKKSWFSAIDEAHDIMDDSIELDIQGYDIDENVLKGARHNAKLAGVDHLIHFQRRDVKDLSSSKKYGFIITNPPYGERMGTKESIKTLYNDMGNVFRNLDAWSYFVITSYEDIEKDFRKSATKKRKLYNGMLKTSYYQFYGPKPTKK
- a CDS encoding lectin like domain-containing protein, whose protein sequence is MKKIKNLFIVFTILSLIFQSTTTFSNVYDNSEINALRVKNDLSLVETNSLIPENGFLHNLMMNQEEQRATFNEVDEVDEVEELVTLITNESPNVSIILDDLFIEYNDIFGYPFIDNNNRTQVPLRLTMEAFGAKVEWDPIESVASVIKNNTLVEVPIGESYVKVNGEEIQNETEAIIIDSRTYIPIRIVLEAFGAEVHWDRDNYFVIVNSTTSQNVLLSLPRKFDYRTTGRTTSVKNQGNLGTCWAFATLGALESSLMPGERWSFSEDHLSIQHGFNLGQNEGGEYNMSLAYLARWSGPIREVDDVYGDGISPTNIPAVKHLQEAIILPSKNYNEIKKAIYLHGGVQTSIYSPIQDSNFNSNYYNYERAALYNFDNRRSNHDVVIIGWDDDYPKENFLVQPQGNGAFIAKNSWGPDFGEEGYFYVSYYDRNVGINNIVYTRIDNPDNYDNIYQTDWLGWVGNLGYNSETAYFSNVYKTENREILRAVSFYATDDNTTYEIYYVDEFLNEYSLREKDFIQAGELSFAGYYTIDFEKDIIIEENTSFAVIVKITTPGASFPVAIEFNAGKHTANVVIDDGQGYISYDGHHWESTEEKQQSNVCLKAFTDTYIG